Proteins from one Pyrobaculum neutrophilum V24Sta genomic window:
- the uppS gene encoding polyprenyl diphosphate synthase yields the protein MWESGSVKIPSHIAVIPDGNRRYAKKAGLDFYHAYKRGVEKVRSFLLWTLELREIRNVTFYALSTENLRRSRLELEILFRIFEEEFRKTLEDPLIHDNRVRIRFIGDRSPLPGRVVKLMEELESVTRNYTSYNLTFALGYGGRAEIVRCVKRLLSGEVKIADINEDTLFQCLDTRDLPNPEPDVVVRTGGEKRLSNFLLYQAAYSELIFLDKLWPEVEREDLAYIVEEYSRRQRRFGR from the coding sequence ATGTGGGAGAGCGGGTCTGTTAAAATACCAAGCCACATAGCCGTAATTCCAGACGGCAACAGGAGGTACGCGAAGAAGGCCGGCCTAGACTTCTACCACGCCTACAAGCGGGGCGTGGAGAAGGTGCGGAGCTTCCTCCTCTGGACTCTGGAGCTTAGGGAGATCAGAAACGTCACCTTCTACGCCCTCTCCACCGAGAACCTCAGGAGGAGCAGGCTGGAGCTTGAGATACTCTTCAGGATATTCGAGGAGGAGTTTAGGAAGACTCTGGAGGACCCCCTGATACACGACAACAGGGTTAGGATAAGGTTCATAGGGGATAGGTCGCCCCTCCCGGGCAGGGTCGTGAAGCTGATGGAGGAGCTCGAGTCCGTCACGAGGAACTATACGTCATACAACCTGACCTTCGCCCTGGGCTACGGCGGGAGAGCCGAGATAGTGCGGTGTGTAAAAAGGCTGCTAAGCGGCGAGGTGAAAATCGCCGATATAAATGAGGACACGCTCTTCCAGTGCCTAGACACCAGGGATCTCCCCAACCCCGAGCCGGACGTGGTCGTGAGGACGGGGGGCGAGAAGAGGCTGAGCAACTTCCTACTCTACCAGGCGGCCTACTCGGAGCTGATCTTCCTAGACAAGCTCTGGCCCGAGGTGGAGAGGGAGGATTTGGCCTACATAGTGGAGGAGTACTCCAGGAGGCAGCGGAGGTTCGGCAGATAG
- a CDS encoding DedA family protein encodes MDYGLLGVFLAVLLSHFIPFIPLPGYIATVAYVAAHGDLPHIAAAVVATALGAALGKVAVFLYGYGIGKAVMGEELQYAKRFFDRVSKWGLDLAVFIFAVSPLADDVLYIPLGAAGYSLRRFFLAVFAGKLVLSAAIALFADAALMAVESYTGDVRLGAAAVAALTAAATFLVLRIKWSRVLAAYEDGGLKAALREALRSIARRK; translated from the coding sequence GTGGACTACGGGCTCCTCGGCGTTTTCCTAGCGGTCCTCCTATCCCACTTCATCCCGTTTATCCCCCTGCCGGGGTACATAGCCACTGTGGCGTATGTGGCGGCGCACGGCGATCTTCCCCACATAGCCGCCGCGGTTGTGGCCACCGCCCTCGGCGCGGCGTTGGGTAAAGTAGCCGTCTTCTTATACGGATACGGCATTGGGAAGGCGGTTATGGGCGAGGAGCTCCAGTACGCCAAGAGGTTCTTCGACAGGGTATCTAAGTGGGGGCTGGACCTAGCCGTTTTCATATTCGCCGTATCTCCCCTCGCGGACGACGTCTTGTACATACCGCTGGGGGCGGCGGGCTACAGCCTAAGGCGGTTCTTCCTCGCCGTGTTTGCCGGCAAGCTGGTGCTGTCGGCGGCCATAGCCCTCTTCGCCGACGCCGCGTTGATGGCCGTTGAGAGCTACACGGGGGATGTGAGACTGGGGGCGGCGGCGGTGGCGGCGCTCACAGCGGCGGCGACGTTTCTAGTCCTCAGGATAAAGTGGTCGCGGGTGCTGGCGGCGTATGAAGACGGCGGGCTTAAAGCCGCCCTCCGGGAGGCGCTCCGCTCAATAGCCAGGCGGAAGTGA
- the metG gene encoding methionine--tRNA ligase, whose protein sequence is MAKYVIGSAWPYVQTVPHLGNLIGSVLSADVYARYLRLRGHDVVFVSGSDMHGTPIEVEAIQLGVDPADYAAKMHNIVAELFKRWDISFDLYTHTHSDVHIKFVQDFFLKIYNNGYIFTREEEVPYCPRDRIYLPDRFIIGRCPYCGYERARGDQCENCGRLLDPKQLVEPRCAICGSKPEWRLTRHWYLDLRRLEDRIRRYVEENPHLPPNAKEMSLGMLKEGLKPRAITRDNRWGIPAPFPGAEGKTIYVWFEAVLGYISAVAELKGEEGLRRYWKSPDTKIVFFVGKDNIPFHVIILPALLLANGDGYALPTTTASTEYLLYEGDKFSKSRRWGIWIDEALQLMPPDYWRFVLVYMRPENRDTNFTWQAALEVINKVLNDDVGNYVNRVLTLIKNRMGGAVPPPGTPAKEDEDFVAKATDLFKKAERHYDAIELKDALHAVVEIAREGNRYLNARAPWDLLRRDRESANAVMYRAYWSLKMLAAGLTPVTPRSAEELWRMLGVRQPSWEEAYKPPEAGAPLGEVKPLFRKYTEEEVKNLLKRLEELRSQKAARRYPWEQALL, encoded by the coding sequence GTGGCGAAGTACGTAATCGGGTCGGCCTGGCCCTACGTACAGACGGTGCCCCACCTGGGCAACTTGATAGGATCCGTCCTCTCGGCCGACGTATACGCCAGGTACCTCCGCCTCCGCGGCCACGACGTCGTGTTCGTCTCGGGTAGCGACATGCACGGCACGCCGATTGAGGTGGAGGCCATCCAGCTGGGGGTAGACCCCGCCGACTACGCGGCGAAGATGCATAACATAGTGGCGGAGCTCTTCAAGAGGTGGGACATATCCTTCGACCTCTACACCCACACCCACTCCGATGTGCACATCAAGTTCGTCCAGGACTTCTTCCTAAAGATATACAACAACGGCTACATCTTCACTAGGGAGGAGGAGGTGCCCTACTGCCCCAGAGACAGGATATATCTCCCGGACAGGTTCATCATCGGGAGATGCCCCTACTGCGGCTACGAGAGAGCCAGGGGGGATCAGTGCGAAAACTGCGGCCGCCTCCTCGACCCCAAGCAGCTGGTTGAGCCGAGGTGCGCCATATGCGGCTCCAAGCCGGAGTGGCGCCTCACCAGACACTGGTACCTAGACCTGAGGAGGCTCGAGGACAGAATCAGGAGGTACGTGGAGGAGAACCCACACCTCCCCCCCAACGCCAAGGAGATGTCTCTCGGTATGCTGAAGGAGGGCCTCAAGCCGAGGGCGATCACGAGGGACAACAGGTGGGGCATACCGGCGCCTTTCCCAGGCGCCGAGGGGAAAACCATCTATGTGTGGTTCGAGGCGGTGCTCGGCTACATCTCTGCGGTGGCTGAGCTCAAGGGCGAGGAGGGCCTCCGGCGATACTGGAAGAGCCCAGACACGAAGATCGTCTTCTTTGTGGGGAAGGACAACATACCCTTCCACGTCATAATACTCCCAGCCCTGCTGCTCGCAAACGGGGATGGCTACGCCCTGCCCACCACCACCGCCTCCACGGAGTACCTCCTCTACGAGGGGGACAAGTTCTCCAAGAGCAGGAGGTGGGGCATATGGATAGACGAGGCCCTCCAGCTCATGCCTCCGGACTACTGGCGCTTCGTCCTCGTATACATGAGGCCCGAGAACCGCGACACCAACTTCACCTGGCAAGCCGCGTTGGAGGTCATAAACAAGGTGTTGAACGACGACGTCGGGAACTACGTAAACAGGGTGCTGACCCTTATCAAAAACAGGATGGGCGGCGCCGTGCCGCCCCCGGGCACGCCGGCGAAGGAGGACGAGGACTTCGTTGCAAAGGCGACCGACCTCTTCAAAAAAGCCGAGAGGCACTACGATGCGATAGAGCTTAAAGACGCGCTACACGCCGTTGTGGAGATAGCCAGGGAGGGCAACAGGTACCTCAACGCCAGAGCCCCCTGGGACCTCCTCCGCAGAGACCGCGAGTCTGCAAACGCCGTCATGTACCGGGCCTACTGGTCGCTTAAGATGCTGGCGGCGGGTCTAACGCCCGTCACGCCGAGAAGCGCAGAGGAGCTCTGGAGGATGCTGGGGGTGAGGCAGCCCAGCTGGGAGGAGGCCTACAAGCCGCCGGAGGCCGGGGCCCCCCTCGGCGAAGTAAAGCCGCTGTTTAGGAAATACACGGAGGAGGAGGTGAAGAACCTCCTCAAGAGGCTGGAGGAGCTGAGGAGCCAGAAGGCCGCCAGGAGGTACCCCTGGGAGCAGGCGCTACTCTAG
- a CDS encoding tRNA (N(6)-L-threonylcarbamoyladenosine(37)-C(2))-methylthiotransferase produces the protein MGKIYVETYGCWLAKADAEVVRQRLGLERADSPEEADLVLVYTCAVREDGEVRQLARIRELAGLGRRMVVAGCLARLRPYTVKSAAPGAELLYPSQVEGGREREMRRLPRYEGGVVYVAPLQVGCLGNCTFCATKYTRGGAGYVRSASPDDVVAHVREAVARGAREVYLTGQDVITYGFDAGWRGGWNLPDLLERILREVEGDYRVRIGMSEPWVFAKFADQLLDVVKRDGRVYRYFHLPVQSGSDRVLRAMGRRYTVGEYRELVRKIRRELGDAFIATDIIVGFPGEAEEEFVESVKLVEELKFDKVHVARFSPRPFTEAAVMPRQVPDAEKKRRSKILSEVAARVALLRNGERVGRREVVLVDEVDHGLVVGRASDYRQVVVKRGAGDELMGRFVDVRIAGAGPVYLYGEILE, from the coding sequence GTGGGCAAGATCTACGTCGAGACCTACGGCTGCTGGCTGGCCAAGGCGGACGCGGAGGTGGTTAGGCAGAGGCTGGGCCTTGAGAGGGCGGACAGCCCCGAGGAGGCGGACTTGGTACTGGTCTACACCTGCGCAGTTAGGGAAGACGGCGAGGTGAGGCAGCTCGCGAGGATCAGGGAGTTGGCTGGGCTGGGGAGGAGGATGGTGGTCGCCGGCTGCCTGGCGAGGCTTAGGCCCTACACCGTTAAGTCGGCCGCGCCTGGGGCAGAGCTGCTGTACCCCTCCCAGGTGGAGGGGGGCCGGGAGAGGGAGATGAGGAGGTTGCCGAGGTACGAGGGCGGGGTTGTCTACGTGGCGCCTCTGCAGGTGGGTTGCCTCGGGAACTGCACCTTCTGCGCCACGAAGTACACGAGGGGTGGCGCCGGCTATGTAAGAAGCGCGTCTCCCGACGACGTGGTGGCGCACGTCAGAGAGGCCGTGGCCAGGGGGGCGCGGGAGGTGTATCTAACCGGCCAAGACGTCATAACGTACGGCTTCGACGCGGGGTGGAGGGGCGGCTGGAACCTGCCCGACCTCCTGGAGAGGATTTTGAGGGAGGTCGAGGGGGACTACAGGGTGAGGATCGGGATGTCTGAGCCCTGGGTCTTCGCGAAGTTCGCAGACCAGCTCCTCGACGTGGTGAAGAGAGACGGGAGGGTCTACCGCTACTTCCACCTCCCCGTCCAGTCGGGAAGCGATAGAGTGCTCAGGGCAATGGGGAGGAGGTACACCGTTGGCGAATATAGGGAGTTGGTCCGTAAGATAAGGAGGGAGCTGGGAGACGCCTTCATCGCGACGGACATAATAGTGGGGTTCCCCGGGGAGGCTGAGGAGGAGTTCGTGGAGAGCGTTAAGCTCGTGGAGGAGCTGAAGTTCGACAAGGTGCACGTGGCGAGGTTCAGCCCCAGGCCTTTCACCGAGGCCGCCGTCATGCCTAGGCAGGTTCCAGACGCCGAGAAGAAGAGGAGGAGCAAAATCCTTTCTGAGGTGGCGGCTAGGGTAGCCCTCCTTAGAAACGGGGAGCGTGTGGGGAGGCGGGAGGTGGTTCTCGTGGACGAGGTGGACCACGGCCTGGTGGTGGGGCGGGCAAGCGACTATAGGCAGGTGGTGGTGAAGAGGGGCGCCGGCGATGAGCTGATGGGCCGGTTTGTAGACGTGAGAATCGCCGGGGCTGGCCCCGTCTACCTCTACGGCGAGATTCTAGAGTAG